In a genomic window of Suricata suricatta isolate VVHF042 chromosome 12, meerkat_22Aug2017_6uvM2_HiC, whole genome shotgun sequence:
- the ICAM3 gene encoding intercellular adhesion molecule 3 produces the protein MRKISQDKVQMLTDTGQSLGAEMLGVIPRRECECVTVPASVSPTAKPRPSTIFASLLIKGSATMSPAGLLLSSLLLVCCLLPPGAQGQEFSLRAELPRPVGPAGGSFVVNCSTDCPNPRVITLETSLLKKPVGSGLRWAAFELSDVTSDSLILCSGFCNGIQMTGSSVITVYRLPERVELAPLPPWQPVGENLTLRCQVAGGAPRANLSVVLLRGEQELSRQPAVGDPAEATATVLAGRDDHLANFSCRTELDLRSQGEGLFQNSSAPRQLRTFALPMTPPHLVVPRLLEVGTTFSVSCTLDRLFPASEAQVQLALGNQKLNPAVESHGDTVTATATATASAEQEGARDIVCNMTLGSDSREARENLTVYSFWGPILNLSKSNASEGTEVTVTCVAGAGVHVTLDGVPAAAPGQPAQIQLNATERDDGRNFVCNATLEVDGEILHKNRSVQLRVLYGPKIDQAKCPQHLTWKARTTHILECQARGNPDPQLHCFKEVSWTKVPVGVPFTVTLNYSGTYSCRAVSSRGTHTVTVVMDVQDRNPHAVTVAMVVLTTLGFVTTAAALVYVFGMQKQSDIYHVNPGSTWLPLTSRQPEGPVGEEPS, from the exons ATGCGCAAAATAAGTCAAGATAAAgtacagatgctcacagacacaggtcagagcctgggggctgAGATGCTGGGTGTGATCCCCAGGAGGGAGTGCGAGTGTGTCACTGTCCCTGCCTCTGTGTCGCCCACTGCAAAACCAAGGCCGAGtactatttttgcttctcttctcatAAAAGG GTCAGCCACCATGTCGCCTGCGGGGCTGCTGCTCAGCTCCCTGCTCCTGGTCTGCTGTCTGCTGCCCCCAG GTGCCCAGGGCCAGGAGTTCTCACTGAGGGCGGAGCTCCCCCGCCCCGTGGGGCCTGCGGGAGGGTCCTTCGTGGTAAACTGCAGCACCGATTGCCCCAACCCCAGAGTTATCACCCTAGAGACCTCCCTACTCAAGAAGCCCGTGGGCAGTGGCCTGCGCTGGGCAGCCTTCGAGCTCAGCGACGTGACTAGTGACAGCCTGATCCTCTGCTCCGGCTTCTGCAATGGCATCCAGATGACAGGCTCCTCGGTCATCACAGTATATC GGCTCCCGGAGCGAGTGGAGCTGGCACCCCTACCCCCCTGGCAGCCCGTGGGCGAAAACCTCACCCTGCGCTGCCAGGTGGCTGGCGGGGCGCCCCGGGCCAACCTCTCGGTGGTGCTGCTCCGCGGGGAGCAGGAGCTGAGCCGGCAGCCGGCCGTCGGGGATCCAGCAGAGGCCACGGCCACGGTGCTGGCGGGCAGAGACGACCACCTCGCCAATTTCTCATGCCGCACGGAACTGGATCTGCGGTCCCAAGGGGAGGGACTGTTCCAGAACAGCTCGGCCCCCCGGCAGCTCCGAACCTTTG ccctgcccatgACTCCTCCACACCTCGTTGTACCCCGGCTCTTGGAGGTGGGAACCACGTTTTCCGTGAGCTGCACCTTGGACCGGCTGTTCCCGGCCTCCGAGGCCCAGGTCCAACTGGCGTTGGGGAACCAGAAGCTGAATCCTGCAGTCGAGAGCCACGGGGATACGGTCACGGCCACGGCAACAGCTACAGCGAGCGCGGAGCAGGAGGGCGCCCGGGACATTGTCTGCAACATGACATTGGGGAGCGACAGCCGGGAGGCCCGGGAGAACTTAACCGTCTACA GCTTCTGGGGGCCCATCCTAAACCTGAGTAAGTCCAACGCCTCCGAGGGGACCGAAGTGACTGTGACTTGCGTGGCTGGAGCCGGAGTCCACGTCACGCTGGACGGAGTTCCCGCTGCGGCCCCTGGCCAGCCGGCCCAGATTCAGTTAAACGCCACCGAGAGGGATGACGGGCGCAACTTCGTCTGCAATGCCACACTCGAGGTGGATGGGGAGATCTTACACAAAAACAGGAGCGTCCAGTTGCGTGTCCTGT ACGGTCCCAAGATTGACCAAGCCAAATGTCCCCAGCACTTGACGTGGAAAGCCAGGACCACCCATATCCTGGAGTGCCAGGCCCGGGGCAACCCGGACCCCCAGCTGCACTGTTTTAAGGAAGTCTCCTGGACGAAAGTGCCCGTCGGGGTCCCATTCACCGTCACGTTAAACTACAGTGGTACCTACTCCTGCCGGGCAGTCAGCTCACGAGGCACACACACTGTAACCGTGGTGATGGACGTTCAGG ATCGGAATCCCCATGCCGTCACCGTCGCCATGGTGGTGTTAACGACCCTGGGGTTTGTGACTACCGCCGCGGCCTTAGTGTACGTCTTCGGGATGCAGAAGCAGAGTGACATTTACCATGTGAATCCGGGGAGCACTTGGTTGCCCCTGACGTCTAGGCAGCCCGAAGGGCCTGTGGGGGAGGAGCCATCCTGA